A portion of the Sphingobacterium spiritivorum genome contains these proteins:
- a CDS encoding beta-ketoacyl-ACP synthase III → MNNSLATRQFASITAIGGYVPQNRRTNYDLEKVCNTSDEWIVKRTGIKERRILEENLATSDMAVRAIHDLVEKFDKNINDVDAILVATSTPDMPMPATANIIAEKLGLANVWAFDINAACSGFLYALDMGASLIETNRYKNILVIGADNISTFVNAEDRSTNILFGDGAGVVWLEPSTVGGIMDAYLRSNGAGREFLNIEAGGSLYPHKNEPTESERKYLKQDGKTVFKQAVQSMSDACLHVLHKNDLTIDDVKWLVPHQANQRIIDAVGRSINIAEGKTLSNIEYLGNTIAATIPLCIWENLKQIKRGDLVMLTAFGAGFSWGASLLRWMI, encoded by the coding sequence ATGAATAACAGTTTAGCAACAAGACAATTTGCTTCCATAACAGCCATAGGAGGTTATGTACCCCAAAATAGAAGGACGAATTACGATCTGGAGAAAGTATGCAATACTTCAGATGAATGGATCGTAAAGCGTACCGGGATCAAAGAGCGCCGTATATTGGAAGAAAATCTGGCGACCTCTGATATGGCTGTCCGCGCAATACATGATCTTGTTGAAAAATTTGATAAGAATATCAATGATGTAGATGCTATTCTGGTAGCAACCTCCACTCCGGATATGCCAATGCCTGCTACAGCCAATATTATTGCAGAGAAGCTGGGTCTGGCAAATGTCTGGGCATTTGATATCAATGCAGCATGTTCAGGTTTTCTCTATGCACTCGATATGGGGGCGTCACTGATTGAAACCAATCGTTATAAAAATATTCTTGTCATAGGAGCTGACAATATCAGCACCTTTGTGAATGCAGAAGACCGTTCTACAAATATCCTGTTTGGAGACGGAGCCGGTGTAGTATGGCTGGAACCTTCTACAGTAGGTGGAATTATGGATGCTTATCTGAGGAGTAATGGCGCAGGCCGCGAATTTCTCAATATTGAGGCCGGTGGATCTCTATACCCACATAAGAACGAACCTACGGAAAGTGAGCGCAAATACCTCAAACAAGATGGTAAAACGGTATTCAAGCAAGCTGTACAATCCATGAGCGATGCCTGTCTGCATGTACTTCATAAAAATGACCTTACCATAGATGATGTTAAATGGCTGGTTCCTCATCAGGCTAATCAGCGTATTATCGATGCCGTAGGACGCTCTATCAATATTGCTGAAGGTAAAACACTGAGCAACATTGAGTATCTCGGAAATACGATAGCAGCTACCATTCCACTGTGTATCTGGGAGAATCTCAAACAGATAAAAAGAGGAGATCTGGTTATGCTGACTGCATTTGGTGCAGGATTCTCCTGGGGAGCTAGTTTATTACGTTGGATGATTTAA
- a CDS encoding GH116 family glycosyl hydrolase — protein MNRRDFIKNSGLIGLGVFATQFPAWSTSIFGWQQPVHNIPVEKNIDAAWLSSLYERGESIKYRKSKNELRYIGMPVGGLHAGTVYIGGDGRLWLWQIYNETYEETKEGIETKTVKWNNGKEQVNIRPRDGAAYIEPAIADNLRILEQGFAISVNYNGKQWVKELREDHWDEITFEPSYPICKVTYSSESFPVEVVMTAFSPFIPLDADNSALPLTSFHLDIKNKTPQSLEVIISGWLENGVHKNRKDYDTVRKVATARPMKNAQSILFTCELVPDKDLQAGDNGTMGLFCNTSEAVAACSVPSWPIEPIQLMKTVNNNNVSFADLQVGSLSVKREIHPTDTTSVSYAVSWHFNNPHPKLRERLKDAQEGYWYGKRFEDAHAVLRYYNENNEFLNKTTLQWAKAWNDSTLPHWFLDRTFVNIGTLATANTYRFNSGRFWGWEGVGACAGTCTHVWQYGQAMGRIFPELEQNLRETTDLGVGFRPESGAIIFRAEYEHRPAIDGQAGVILRFYRDHQMSRDSTFLKRNWTNLKKAIQFLIDQDKNGDGMTDTPMENTLDAIWEGEIAWIVGLSLAAIKAGAYMAEEVGDKDFQQRCTAYVHLGSVNMDKELFNGEYYIHRPDKVSGRTKLGSYNTCHIDQVYGQAWTFQLGMSRINEKQKTLSALKALWDYNFTMDVGPYIKTHLNGRPYALPGDGGMVMNTNPKNEAKAYGNNETWQLGYFHECMSGFEHQVAAHMMAEGMTDESLILTRVIHDRYHAARRNPFNEIECSDHYARAMASYGTFISACGYEYHGPKKYLAFAPRITAEEFKAAYTTASAWGSYAQKQNAEKNESILSVIYGDLPLHTFGIGKPKGLNLEKSRLKVLLNDRLVSVSKVYNDEEKVKLSFKEELLLKEGDLLKVMWS, from the coding sequence ATGAACAGAAGAGACTTTATAAAAAATTCAGGCTTAATAGGTTTAGGTGTATTCGCCACACAATTCCCGGCATGGTCCACCAGTATATTCGGTTGGCAACAGCCTGTACATAATATTCCGGTGGAAAAGAATATAGATGCTGCATGGTTATCTTCATTGTATGAACGCGGGGAATCAATCAAATATCGTAAATCCAAAAATGAGTTGAGATATATTGGGATGCCTGTGGGTGGGTTACATGCCGGAACAGTTTATATCGGTGGTGATGGCAGGCTATGGTTATGGCAGATATATAATGAAACCTACGAAGAAACAAAGGAAGGTATAGAAACAAAAACTGTGAAATGGAACAATGGTAAGGAACAGGTTAACATACGTCCCCGGGACGGAGCAGCATATATTGAACCTGCTATTGCCGATAACCTCCGGATTTTAGAGCAGGGATTTGCTATATCAGTTAATTATAATGGAAAACAATGGGTAAAAGAACTTCGGGAAGACCACTGGGACGAAATCACATTTGAACCTTCTTACCCAATCTGTAAAGTAACTTACAGCAGCGAAAGTTTCCCGGTAGAAGTTGTAATGACCGCATTTTCTCCATTTATCCCTTTGGATGCCGATAATTCAGCTTTACCACTGACTTCATTCCACCTGGATATTAAGAACAAAACACCACAATCTCTCGAAGTGATAATCAGCGGCTGGCTAGAAAACGGAGTACATAAAAACCGTAAGGATTATGATACGGTCCGTAAAGTTGCAACTGCAAGACCAATGAAAAATGCCCAATCTATTTTATTTACTTGCGAACTGGTACCGGATAAGGATCTTCAGGCTGGAGATAATGGAACAATGGGACTCTTTTGCAATACATCTGAAGCTGTTGCAGCATGCAGTGTACCATCCTGGCCTATTGAACCTATTCAATTAATGAAGACTGTTAACAACAATAATGTCAGTTTTGCAGATTTACAGGTTGGAAGCTTATCCGTCAAACGTGAAATCCATCCAACTGATACGACCTCTGTTTCATATGCTGTAAGCTGGCACTTTAACAATCCTCACCCAAAATTGCGGGAACGCCTGAAAGATGCACAGGAAGGTTATTGGTATGGAAAGCGATTCGAAGATGCACATGCAGTACTCCGTTATTATAACGAAAACAACGAATTCCTGAATAAAACCACCTTGCAATGGGCTAAGGCCTGGAACGACTCCACCCTCCCGCACTGGTTTTTAGACCGCACTTTTGTTAATATCGGCACTTTGGCTACAGCCAATACATACCGGTTTAACTCCGGACGCTTTTGGGGTTGGGAAGGTGTAGGCGCATGCGCCGGCACCTGTACACATGTCTGGCAATATGGACAGGCTATGGGACGCATATTCCCTGAGCTGGAGCAAAACTTGAGGGAAACAACTGACCTGGGTGTTGGATTTAGACCCGAGTCAGGTGCTATTATTTTCAGAGCAGAATATGAGCATAGACCTGCTATAGATGGACAGGCCGGTGTGATATTACGCTTCTATCGCGACCATCAGATGTCCAGAGACAGTACTTTTTTGAAAAGAAACTGGACTAATCTGAAAAAGGCTATTCAATTCCTCATCGACCAGGATAAAAATGGAGATGGCATGACCGATACCCCAATGGAAAACACCCTTGATGCTATATGGGAAGGTGAAATAGCCTGGATTGTAGGGCTGAGTCTTGCAGCTATAAAAGCAGGTGCATATATGGCAGAAGAGGTCGGAGACAAGGATTTTCAACAACGTTGTACGGCATATGTTCACCTGGGCTCTGTTAATATGGACAAAGAGCTTTTCAATGGTGAATACTATATACACAGACCAGACAAAGTATCCGGAAGAACAAAACTAGGGTCTTATAATACCTGTCATATCGATCAGGTCTATGGACAGGCCTGGACTTTCCAGCTTGGAATGTCCCGAATCAATGAGAAGCAAAAAACCTTATCTGCGCTGAAAGCCTTGTGGGACTACAATTTTACAATGGATGTAGGGCCATATATCAAAACACATCTCAATGGAAGACCTTATGCACTACCAGGTGATGGCGGAATGGTAATGAACACCAATCCAAAAAATGAAGCAAAGGCCTATGGAAATAATGAAACCTGGCAATTGGGATATTTTCATGAATGTATGAGTGGTTTTGAACATCAGGTTGCTGCTCATATGATGGCAGAAGGCATGACGGATGAGAGCCTGATATTGACTCGCGTCATTCACGATCGCTATCACGCTGCCAGGAGAAATCCATTCAATGAGATAGAATGCAGCGATCATTATGCAAGAGCTATGGCGAGCTATGGCACCTTTATCAGTGCATGCGGATATGAATATCATGGGCCTAAAAAATACTTAGCCTTTGCTCCGAGAATAACTGCCGAAGAATTTAAAGCTGCTTACACGACTGCCTCTGCTTGGGGTTCGTATGCACAAAAACAGAATGCAGAAAAAAATGAAAGTATACTTTCTGTGATTTATGGTGATTTGCCGCTACACACCTTTGGAATTGGAAAACCAAAAGGTTTAAATTTAGAAAAATCACGGCTCAAGGTCCTTCTGAATGACAGATTAGTCAGTGTGTCAAAAGTTTATAATGATGAAGAAAAAGTAAAACTATCCTTTAAAGAAGAATTGCTCTTGAAAGAAGGAGATCTTCTAAAAGTAATGTGGTCATGA
- a CDS encoding RbsD/FucU domain-containing protein produces MKIVTNLLGIGLAFGLSGCHPPPSDKPQEVQTKTWQKELQEQLPMLGHRNWILVVDKAYPLQSSSGIDYIYADENLPSVLDYVMKQLNNSTHVRPVAFTDKELSYITEQQASGVEEFRKELNKTMEGNEVQTLAHDSVFRLLDQSSKLFKVLVIKTNQTIPYSSVFLQLDCRYWDANRENQLRQRMK; encoded by the coding sequence ATGAAAATAGTTACTAACTTACTCGGTATAGGTTTGGCGTTTGGATTATCAGGCTGCCACCCCCCTCCTTCTGACAAACCACAGGAAGTACAGACTAAAACCTGGCAAAAGGAGCTTCAGGAACAGCTACCTATGCTTGGTCATCGCAACTGGATATTAGTTGTCGACAAAGCATACCCCCTGCAATCATCCAGTGGTATCGATTACATTTATGCAGATGAAAATCTGCCATCCGTGCTGGACTATGTCATGAAACAACTAAATAATTCTACCCATGTTAGACCTGTAGCATTTACGGATAAGGAATTATCCTATATTACGGAACAACAAGCATCTGGTGTAGAGGAATTTCGTAAAGAATTGAATAAAACTATGGAAGGAAATGAAGTCCAAACATTGGCGCACGACAGTGTGTTTCGCTTATTAGATCAGTCTTCAAAGCTATTTAAGGTTCTTGTGATAAAAACAAATCAAACTATTCCATATAGCTCTGTATTTCTTCAGCTAGATTGCAGATACTGGGATGCAAATCGTGAAAATCAATTGCGTCAGCGTATGAAGTAA
- a CDS encoding glycoside hydrolase family 18, with amino-acid sequence MVRYFKIILMAVICCLFFQQCNKQNIAEPIDFKETKPVIGSDKYYEALRAYKKSDHAIVFGWWGASGAKGIGPDMAPRYLGLPDSMDIVSLWGGFPKDEANWEELRYCQRVKGTRFVSVMFGSGVDELRMRNFPKMDILQSIDSVAKSIADTVNKYGLDGFDLDYEPNYGDRSIFGYGPKDEGGDVYTQRLFKALSQYMGPKSNTGKLLIIDGENERGIEPYIDYLVQQTYNAQSYTALQNSYQRFGFNGVLPPEKFVVTENMQANGPSGARFMLDGVNIGSVLGMATWNPPQGRKGGFGAYIMEADAKSRPPESYYYLRRGIQIQNPAVY; translated from the coding sequence ATGGTAAGATATTTCAAAATTATTTTAATGGCTGTGATTTGTTGTTTGTTCTTTCAGCAATGCAACAAACAGAATATAGCAGAGCCTATAGATTTTAAGGAAACGAAGCCAGTAATAGGTAGTGATAAATACTATGAGGCTCTGCGGGCCTACAAAAAAAGTGACCATGCTATTGTTTTCGGCTGGTGGGGAGCAAGTGGTGCTAAAGGTATAGGACCTGATATGGCACCTCGTTATCTGGGGTTGCCGGATAGTATGGACATTGTGAGTCTTTGGGGTGGCTTTCCTAAAGATGAAGCGAATTGGGAAGAGCTACGGTATTGTCAAAGGGTGAAAGGAACTCGTTTTGTGTCTGTGATGTTTGGTTCAGGAGTAGATGAACTAAGAATGCGAAATTTTCCCAAAATGGACATCCTCCAAAGCATAGATAGTGTGGCTAAATCAATCGCCGATACGGTAAATAAATACGGATTGGATGGCTTTGATCTGGATTATGAGCCAAATTATGGAGATCGAAGTATATTTGGCTATGGCCCTAAGGACGAAGGAGGAGATGTGTATACACAACGACTTTTCAAAGCTTTATCTCAATACATGGGGCCAAAATCCAATACAGGAAAACTTTTAATAATTGATGGAGAAAATGAAAGAGGAATTGAGCCTTATATTGATTATTTAGTTCAGCAAACGTATAACGCTCAAAGTTATACTGCATTACAAAACAGTTATCAAAGATTTGGTTTTAATGGTGTTTTACCCCCTGAAAAATTTGTTGTTACCGAAAATATGCAGGCAAATGGACCAAGTGGGGCAAGATTTATGCTTGATGGTGTGAATATAGGCAGTGTACTGGGGATGGCAACCTGGAATCCTCCGCAAGGACGCAAAGGCGGTTTTGGAGCTTATATAATGGAAGCCGATGCTAAGTCCCGACCTCCTGAATCGTACTACTATCTTCGTCGGGGAATTCAGATTCAGAATCCGGCTGTATACTAG
- a CDS encoding DMT family transporter yields MMNSQSLSGDTLSGTNNGWINGFIGVLIFSGSMPATKAAILDFDPIFLTVTRAGTAGILALLILLLFKEKRPQKNQLVSLGIVSIGVVIGFPLLSALALQYMTSAYSIVFVGILPLTTALFAVLRGGERPRPAFWIFSIMGSLLVVGFAVFQDHTSSFAGDLLMLFAIILCGCGYAEGAKLSKTLGGWQVISWALVLSLPVMIPLMWYFFPPSLGTVHTSAWIGLIYVSLFSMFIGFIFWYKGLAQGGIAAVGQLQLLQPFFGLALAASLLHEPVSIAMLGITVGVILCVAGSKRFA; encoded by the coding sequence ATGATGAACAGTCAATCTTTAAGTGGTGATACATTATCCGGAACGAATAACGGATGGATCAACGGATTTATTGGTGTCCTTATTTTTAGCGGATCTATGCCAGCAACTAAAGCAGCTATACTGGATTTTGATCCCATTTTTCTAACGGTCACACGTGCAGGAACCGCTGGTATACTTGCCCTTCTAATTTTGTTGCTGTTTAAAGAGAAAAGACCGCAAAAGAATCAGTTGGTTTCTTTAGGTATTGTTTCTATCGGCGTGGTTATTGGTTTTCCCCTATTATCTGCTCTGGCTTTACAATATATGACTTCGGCCTATTCTATTGTTTTTGTAGGTATACTTCCGCTGACAACAGCCCTGTTTGCAGTACTTCGCGGAGGTGAACGCCCACGTCCGGCATTCTGGATTTTCTCTATAATGGGGAGCCTGCTGGTTGTAGGTTTTGCCGTTTTTCAGGATCATACCTCCTCCTTCGCAGGAGATCTGCTGATGTTATTCGCGATTATATTATGCGGATGCGGGTATGCCGAAGGTGCTAAACTGTCTAAAACACTTGGCGGATGGCAGGTTATTTCCTGGGCACTGGTACTGTCTCTGCCTGTCATGATTCCTTTGATGTGGTACTTCTTCCCTCCTTCCCTCGGTACTGTCCACACCTCTGCATGGATCGGACTTATCTATGTTTCGCTGTTCAGTATGTTTATTGGTTTTATTTTCTGGTACAAAGGACTGGCACAAGGCGGTATTGCTGCCGTAGGTCAGTTACAGCTGTTGCAACCATTTTTCGGATTAGCACTTGCCGCATCATTACTTCATGAACCGGTCAGTATAGCTATGCTTGGTATTACGGTGGGCGTCATCTTATGTGTGGCAGGTTCAAAGCGATTTGCGTGA
- the arr gene encoding NAD(+)--rifampin ADP-ribosyltransferase, with translation MKTDNQAAHKSDEQKFYHGTKADLKKGDLIEAGFHSNYGSRKQARYVYLTATLDAAVWGAELAVGELKGRIYTVEPTGAMEDDPNLTDKKYPGNPTKSYRTKSPLRVTGEVENWTGHTPDQLLAMRDHLAKLKEQGIEAIED, from the coding sequence ATGAAAACAGATAACCAAGCAGCACATAAATCTGACGAACAGAAATTTTACCATGGTACAAAGGCCGATCTTAAAAAGGGAGATCTTATCGAAGCCGGCTTTCATTCCAATTACGGAAGCCGGAAACAAGCTCGTTATGTCTACCTTACTGCAACTTTAGATGCTGCTGTTTGGGGTGCTGAACTGGCTGTGGGTGAGCTAAAAGGCAGAATATATACCGTAGAACCTACAGGCGCTATGGAAGATGACCCCAACTTAACAGACAAAAAATATCCGGGAAATCCGACTAAATCATACCGGACTAAAAGTCCGCTGCGTGTGACCGGTGAAGTAGAAAACTGGACAGGACATACTCCGGATCAGCTTCTGGCTATGAGGGATCATCTGGCTAAACTCAAAGAACAGGGCATCGAAGCTATAGAAGATTAA
- a CDS encoding SH3 domain-containing protein, whose amino-acid sequence MKTLLPITFALLLVCASACGNSQKTSNTTVQDTTVRDSSVVAESDDEGIPIDFDSTKVLKTTTVTDRSGAELKQQANEQSKKLGRYTYGTRLEVIEENDKWYGVRDRITRNHTKDGQEIETTRWEKVYVLKSKTGSMKEITLVPGDLDIISLWVKNEKSEYFENGKQLKEYLKIELIDKSLFESKKQTAVNFLLADTTKIQKKNGVIELKTQNKTVRFTDKPDAEEDMQIFKYEGQIEALNSYLISGSYYESMDYRLIDKTSGEEKQVFGEFPYISPDKKHIISIYANPYESTGDFELYTITDKRIKQVISVSFKNWMPAVDPGELFWSNDGYIYLTANHVNSFWMENGQLNNTYQYLRIKVL is encoded by the coding sequence ATGAAAACATTATTACCGATTACATTTGCTTTATTGCTTGTATGCGCTTCTGCATGTGGGAATAGCCAAAAAACATCTAATACCACCGTTCAGGATACAACGGTTAGGGATAGTAGTGTAGTCGCAGAAAGTGATGATGAAGGTATCCCTATTGATTTCGACAGTACTAAAGTCCTCAAAACAACTACAGTCACAGACCGAAGCGGAGCTGAATTGAAGCAACAAGCGAATGAACAGTCAAAAAAACTAGGCAGATATACCTACGGTACACGTCTGGAAGTCATCGAAGAAAATGATAAGTGGTATGGAGTACGGGATCGAATTACCAGAAATCACACAAAGGACGGCCAGGAAATAGAGACAACCCGATGGGAAAAGGTATATGTGCTGAAAAGTAAAACAGGCTCCATGAAAGAAATAACATTGGTTCCTGGAGATCTGGATATTATTTCATTATGGGTAAAAAATGAAAAGTCTGAATATTTTGAGAACGGAAAGCAGTTGAAAGAATACCTTAAGATCGAATTAATTGATAAATCCCTTTTCGAAAGCAAAAAACAAACAGCCGTCAATTTTTTACTGGCTGATACCACAAAAATTCAAAAGAAAAACGGAGTTATTGAACTGAAAACGCAAAATAAAACGGTACGATTCACAGATAAACCTGATGCAGAAGAAGATATGCAGATATTTAAATATGAGGGGCAGATCGAAGCCTTAAATAGTTATCTCATAAGTGGATCTTATTATGAAAGTATGGATTACCGTCTGATTGATAAAACGTCGGGAGAAGAAAAACAGGTATTTGGAGAATTCCCCTATATATCACCGGATAAAAAACATATAATAAGCATATATGCTAATCCTTATGAATCTACAGGAGATTTTGAACTTTATACGATCACAGACAAACGAATAAAACAGGTAATAAGTGTAAGTTTCAAAAACTGGATGCCGGCTGTAGATCCGGGAGAATTATTCTGGAGTAACGATGGCTATATTTATCTTACCGCTAATCATGTAAACTCCTTCTGGATGGAAAATGGCCAGCTAAACAATACATATCAATATTTACGTATAAAAGTATTATAG
- a CDS encoding BT_3987 domain-containing protein: MKIYSFLSLISFIQRCFLLLLGVMCLFLSCSKEQIDTENLTIYLPSGSLNYNSNAASYVTARTKVFEGMGTAFPVVLTRAFGQDIQVTATIDTSLLAEYDRVNKTKSPVIPAGAFFLKNNGQIRIPAGQERSADSVQLSLGDGAANLDFTKQYVVPVRLISTNTNVPLSTNRQVMYMRITFNRIMTQLIDVPANRLIPITINRTPSGDVIKGNLNISAAVNIAFSQNLSVALQARPDLLTVYNQTNQTNYQAFPANTFTFNPGSASITSGSLKATTPISLLLNNTTAFESGKSYLLPVGITDEGPVAPHETQGLAYFKVDVQIQNINPDNPTPSGSRVDRSAWTAMASSTDTDYAPGEPELVFDNDAATGWHSEFAFGTKPAVLFTVDMHNQKSIRGFTFIPKYWDFYGSGYISAITEMRVESSNDGINWTPQGSYAGSMPEGTATNPELRNVSFYTPVQARYFRFTITGYGDYAAGFGELNAFE, encoded by the coding sequence ATGAAAATATATTCTTTTTTATCCCTTATATCCTTCATACAGCGATGCTTTCTTTTGCTGTTGGGGGTAATGTGCCTGTTTTTATCTTGTTCAAAAGAACAAATTGACACAGAAAATCTGACTATATATCTGCCTTCCGGATCATTGAATTATAATAGTAATGCAGCAAGCTATGTCACTGCACGAACTAAAGTATTTGAAGGTATGGGAACAGCTTTTCCAGTTGTACTGACTCGTGCTTTTGGTCAGGATATACAGGTAACAGCAACAATTGACACTTCCCTTTTGGCGGAGTATGACCGTGTAAATAAGACCAAATCGCCCGTGATTCCTGCCGGAGCTTTTTTTCTTAAAAACAATGGTCAGATCCGTATTCCGGCAGGACAGGAGCGCTCTGCGGACTCTGTACAATTAAGTTTGGGAGACGGGGCAGCAAATCTGGATTTTACTAAACAATATGTAGTGCCTGTACGTCTGATAAGTACAAATACTAATGTACCACTTAGTACCAACCGGCAGGTTATGTACATGCGGATTACTTTCAACCGGATTATGACACAGCTTATTGATGTACCAGCAAACCGGTTGATACCAATTACTATCAACCGTACGCCTAGCGGAGATGTTATTAAAGGTAACTTAAATATATCTGCAGCGGTTAACATTGCTTTCTCACAGAATCTGTCTGTTGCACTACAAGCGAGACCGGATTTGCTTACTGTCTATAATCAGACAAATCAAACAAATTATCAGGCCTTTCCTGCTAATACATTTACCTTTAATCCCGGAAGTGCTTCCATTACTAGTGGTAGTCTTAAAGCGACAACTCCAATAAGTTTGTTGTTGAACAATACCACTGCTTTTGAGTCGGGAAAGAGCTATTTGTTACCGGTAGGAATTACTGATGAAGGACCTGTCGCTCCTCATGAAACGCAGGGATTAGCTTATTTTAAGGTGGACGTACAGATACAGAATATCAATCCGGATAATCCGACTCCATCAGGTTCCAGGGTGGATCGATCTGCATGGACAGCAATGGCGAGTTCTACCGATACAGACTATGCACCTGGCGAGCCTGAGCTCGTTTTTGATAATGATGCCGCCACCGGATGGCATTCTGAATTTGCCTTTGGAACTAAACCTGCTGTCCTCTTTACTGTAGATATGCATAACCAGAAGAGCATCAGAGGATTTACGTTTATACCTAAGTATTGGGATTTTTATGGTTCAGGCTATATTTCAGCTATAACAGAGATGCGGGTAGAGAGCAGCAATGATGGTATTAACTGGACTCCTCAGGGATCATACGCGGGTAGTATGCCTGAAGGTACGGCAACAAATCCGGAATTAAGAAATGTTAGTTTTTATACACCTGTACAGGCACGCTACTTCCGTTTTACCATTACAGGGTATGGAGATTATGCAGCTGGCTTTGGAGAGTTAAATGCTTTTGAATAA
- a CDS encoding PLP-dependent aminotransferase family protein, translating into MNKEFLYMEIANGMAQQIKSGVLKSGDRLPSVRRLCEEHRISMNTAKRVFLELEGQSLIDSRPQSGYFVSHLPFPKLPIPEVSQPSSVANSNEPDELIRKVYGSMGNEELTLLSIAVPDRALLPLAKLKKEILHATRELQGGGAEYEALQGNAKLRRMIAVRSLAWGGNLNENDLITTSGGMNALSLCLMALGKPGDTIAIESPCYPGILQLAVGLGYKVLELPTHPITGIEINALKEAIPKIDICLLIPNFNTPLGSCMSDENKKEVVTLLSKHQIPLIEDDVYGDLYFGTQRPKCCKSFDTEGNVLWCSSVSKTLAPGYRVGWIAPGKYKEKLLKLKLVHAISSTSVVQEAVGNFLKTGRYEIHLRHLRRTLQDNCQKYVQAVAAYFPDGTKISRPQGGLALWLEFPKGIDTARLYDLAIKQQISIAPGRMFTLQDQFDNCMRLCIGLPWSEELKFKLKQVGNLSKVILQAAKS; encoded by the coding sequence ATGAATAAGGAGTTTCTGTATATGGAGATCGCCAATGGTATGGCGCAGCAAATCAAAAGTGGTGTTTTGAAATCCGGTGACCGGTTGCCTTCCGTCAGAAGACTGTGTGAGGAGCATCGTATCAGTATGAATACGGCTAAAAGGGTCTTTTTAGAGCTGGAAGGGCAGTCTCTTATCGATTCCCGACCTCAGTCCGGCTATTTTGTCAGCCATCTTCCTTTTCCGAAACTTCCTATTCCGGAGGTGAGTCAGCCGTCCTCCGTAGCCAATAGTAATGAACCTGATGAACTGATTAGAAAAGTATATGGCAGTATGGGGAATGAAGAGCTCACCTTACTCTCCATTGCTGTTCCCGACCGTGCATTATTACCATTGGCTAAGCTTAAAAAGGAAATTTTACATGCTACACGCGAACTTCAGGGAGGAGGAGCCGAATATGAAGCTTTACAAGGGAATGCAAAGCTTCGCAGAATGATTGCTGTTCGGAGTCTGGCATGGGGAGGAAATTTAAATGAAAATGACCTCATCACCACCAGTGGCGGAATGAATGCTCTTTCGCTCTGCCTGATGGCTCTTGGAAAGCCCGGGGATACTATTGCGATAGAAAGTCCATGTTATCCCGGTATATTGCAGCTGGCCGTCGGATTGGGATATAAAGTTCTTGAACTGCCGACACATCCCATTACAGGAATAGAGATAAATGCCTTAAAAGAAGCTATTCCTAAAATTGATATTTGCCTGCTGATCCCTAATTTCAATACCCCATTGGGAAGTTGTATGTCCGATGAAAATAAAAAAGAGGTGGTAACATTATTATCCAAACATCAGATTCCGCTTATTGAAGATGATGTGTATGGTGATCTGTACTTTGGTACACAGCGACCTAAATGTTGCAAATCCTTTGATACAGAAGGGAATGTGTTGTGGTGTAGTTCGGTTTCCAAAACTTTAGCTCCCGGGTATAGAGTGGGATGGATCGCACCCGGTAAATACAAAGAGAAATTGTTGAAATTGAAACTTGTACATGCGATCTCATCCACCTCAGTAGTACAGGAAGCAGTCGGCAATTTTCTGAAAACAGGCCGTTACGAAATTCACCTCAGACATTTGCGCCGCACTTTGCAGGACAATTGCCAGAAATATGTTCAGGCAGTAGCAGCCTATTTTCCGGATGGGACAAAGATCAGCCGGCCACAGGGAGGATTGGCTCTTTGGTTGGAATTTCCGAAAGGTATCGATACAGCCCGGCTTTATGATCTGGCAATCAAACAACAGATCAGTATCGCGCCCGGAAGAATGTTTACATTGCAGGATCAGTTTGATAATTGCATGCGATTGTGTATCGGATTGCCCTGGTCAGAAGAACTTAAATTTAAACTAAAGCAGGTAGGTAATCTGTCAAAGGTAATCCTGCAGGCTGCCAAATCCTGA